Below is a genomic region from Longimicrobium sp..
CCACTTCCGTCGCGGTGCGGCCGTCGCGCTCGTGCTTGCTGACGAGCAGGTGCGTGGTCGCCCGCGAGGCGATCTGCGGCAGGTGGGTGATGGCGAACACCTGGTGGCTGGCCGCCACCTCGCGCATCTTCTCGCCCACCTGCAGTGCCACCCGCCCGCCAATCCCCGCGTCGACCTCGTCGAACACCAGGGTGGGGACCGCGTCGAGGCGCGCGAGGATGGTCTTGAGCGCCAGCATGATGCGCGACATCTCGCCGCCGCTGGCCACGAACGAGAGCGCGCGCGGCTCGAACCCGCGGTTGAGCGACACGCGGAACTCGATCTCCTCCGCGCCCACGGCCGCCGGCTCGGCCAGCGGCAGCCGCGCGACCTCGAATCTCCCCCCGGTCATCCCCAGCTCGGGAAGGACGCGGGCGACCTCTTCCGCCAGCCGCGCGGCCGCCTCGGTCCGCCGCGCCGTGAGCTCGGCGGCCAGGCGCTCCAGCTCGGCGGCCGCGTGGCCGAGGCGCTTCTGCAGCGCGCCGAGCTCGAAGTCGGCGCCGTCGATCAGGTCCAGTTCCTCGCGCGCGGCGGCGCCGATCTGCAGCACCTCCTCGATCGTCCCGCCGTACTTGGTGCGCAGGCGGAAGATCAGGTCCTGGCGGCGGCGGATCTCGTCGAGACGCGCGGGGTCGTGCTCCACCGTCTGCGCGTAGCGCTCCATCCGCTCGCCCAGCTCCTGGAGCGCGTAATACGCCGCGTCGTACAGCTCGCGGACCTCCTGCTGCGACGGGTCGATGCGGATCAGGTGGTCGACCGCGCGGCTCAGGTGCCCCAGCTCGCCCACGATGGAACGGTCGGAGCCGGCGACGGCGTCGTAGAGCTGGCCGGAGAGCGAGGTCAGCTCCTCGGAGTGGGAGAGGCGCCGCGCCTCGTCCTCCAGCTCCTCCTCCTCGCCCGGGCGGAGCGCGGCCTTCTCGATCTCGTCGGACTGGAAGCGGAGGAAGTCGGCGCGCTGCAGCGCCTCGCGGCGGCGGCGCTCCAGGTCGGCCACCTCGCGGCGCAGGTCGACGACAGTCCCATGCGCCTCGCGCACCTGCGCGACGAGCGATGCGTTCCCCGCGTAGGCGTCGAGGATCGCGCGCTGCTCGTCGCGCCGCAGCAGCGTCTGGTGCTCGTGCTGGCCGTGGAGGTCCACCAGCATCCGCCCGATCTCGCCCAGCAGCGACGCGGTGGCGGGCGAGCCGTTCACCCATGCGCGGCTGCGGCCCTCGGCGGCCACCTCGCGCTTGAGGACGAGCACACCCTCGTCCGCCTCGATCCCCCGCTCGTCCAGCAGCCTGGCGAGATCGTCGCGGCCGTCCACCTCGAACACGCCCTCGATGGAGGCGCGCTCCTCGCCGCTGCGCACGACCTCGCTGGACGCCCGCTCGCCCAGCAGGAGCGAAAGGGCGCCCACGATGATCGACTTTCCCGCGCCGGTCTCGCCCGTGAGCACGTTGAGCCCCGGGCCGAGGCGTACGGAAAGCCGGTCGATCAGCGCGAAGTTGCGGATGCGCAGCTCGGTGAGCATGGGCGAAAGTATACCGAAGATGACGGGGTTGGGGAAGGATACAGATGGAGGGTGATCGAGCGAAAGTAGATCGAGTGGCGGATCGTGATGGAGATGGAATCTCAGGCGCGGATTGATCTCGATCGGGCGAGAATCCCCCCGAGCCAGCGTCGTCACCGCGTGATCCGAGCCGCGGGGCCGGAGGATAGAATCGCCTGCTTCATCGCCATCCAGCGTTCCCCATCGATCTCCCTGAACGGCG
It encodes:
- the recN gene encoding DNA repair protein RecN, with the protein product MLTELRIRNFALIDRLSVRLGPGLNVLTGETGAGKSIIVGALSLLLGERASSEVVRSGEERASIEGVFEVDGRDDLARLLDERGIEADEGVLVLKREVAAEGRSRAWVNGSPATASLLGEIGRMLVDLHGQHEHQTLLRRDEQRAILDAYAGNASLVAQVREAHGTVVDLRREVADLERRRREALQRADFLRFQSDEIEKAALRPGEEEELEDEARRLSHSEELTSLSGQLYDAVAGSDRSIVGELGHLSRAVDHLIRIDPSQQEVRELYDAAYYALQELGERMERYAQTVEHDPARLDEIRRRQDLIFRLRTKYGGTIEEVLQIGAAAREELDLIDGADFELGALQKRLGHAAAELERLAAELTARRTEAAARLAEEVARVLPELGMTGGRFEVARLPLAEPAAVGAEEIEFRVSLNRGFEPRALSFVASGGEMSRIMLALKTILARLDAVPTLVFDEVDAGIGGRVALQVGEKMREVAASHQVFAITHLPQIASRATTHLLVSKHERDGRTATEVAMLEDNGRVREIARMLGGDPESAVSLEHARELLERGVAVS